From the Tenacibaculum dicentrarchi genome, the window ATTTTCAAATATCCATAATATCATTTCTATGGGTGAAAAACTAGATAATATTTATTGGATAGTAGCCTTGTCAATATTTTCAACATTTTTAGTTTTATCAGGATATATTACGTTAATTTTAATTCCAAATACATCCGAAGAAATAATGAAAAAACACTACCCCGAATACCAACTTGTTTAATTATTTTTTACCATCAACAACAATCACAATTTCGCCTTTTGCGGGTTTTAAAGTATAATATGATAACACTTCTGCTACTGTTCCTCGCTTGGTTTCTTCAAATAATTTTGTCAATTCTCTAGAAACTGATATTTGCCTGTCTTGCCCAAAATATTCGCCAAAATGGGCTAATGTTTTTAATAATTTATGCGGGCTTTCGTAAAAAATCATGGTTCTATTCTCTTCGGATAAAAGCGTTAAACGGGTTTGTCTTCCTTTTTTAACAGGTAAAAATCCTTCGAAAACAAATTTATCATTTGGTAAACCAGAATTTACTAAAGCAGGTACAAAAGCAGTTGCACCAGGCAAACATTCTACATCAATATTTTGTTGCACACAGGCTCTGGTTAATAAAAAACCAGGGTCAGAAATTGCAGGAGTTCCGGCATCAGAAATTAAGGCACAAGTTTCACCATTTTTTAATCGATTTAAAACACCATCAACAGATTTATGTTCGTTATGCATATGATGACTGTGCATTTGTGTTCCAATTTCAAAATGTTTTAACAATTTTCCACTAGTACGAGTGTCTTCTGCTAAAATAAAATCAACTTCTTTTAAAACTCTAAGTGCTCTTAGTGTTATATCTTCTAAATTTCCAATAGGGGTTGGTACTAAATACAATTTGCTCATACAGCAAAGCTACAACAAAGTTTTTAGTACATTTGCGCTATGCCAAAAAAGCTGTTAAAAAATATTAATTTCCCTTCGGATATAAAGAAATTATCTGCTGATAAACTGCCATTATTAGCAAAAGAATTACGCGAATTTATTATTGATATTATTGCCACAAAAGAAGGTCATTTAGGCGCAAGTTTAGGTGTTATTGAACTGACCATTGCATTGCATTATTTATTCGATACACCAACCGACCAATTAGTTTGGGATGTTGGACATCAAGCCTACGGACATAAAATTTTAACAGGAAGAAAAGATGTTTTTCATACTAACCGACAATTAGGCGGTATTTCAGGTTTTCCTAAACGTAGCGAAAGTAATTACGATACTTTTGGCGTTGGACATTCATCAACTTCTATTTCTGCAGCTTTAGGAATGGCAATTGCTTCTAAAATACAAGGAAGTGAAAAACATCATATTGCTATTATTGGCGATGCTTCTATTGCTAGCGGAATGGCTTTTGAAGCTTTAAATCATGCAGGCGATACTAATGCTAATTTATTGGTGATTTTAAATGATAATGCCATTGGAATTGACCCTTCAGTGGGAGCTTTAAAAGATTATTTAACACGCATAAAATCGACAAGATCGGATATTGAGCAACACAATATTTTCGAGGGCTTAAATTTTGATTATTCAGGTCCTATTGATGGTCATAATTTTGAAACTCTTTTATCAGAATTAAATCGTTTAAAAGAAGTTAAAGGACCTAAATTTTTACACATAATAACCACAAAAGGAAAAGGATTACGACAAGCTGAACAAGACCAAGTAAAATATCATGCTCCAGGTAAATTTGATAAAATTTCAGGTGATGTATTACCTAAAGAGAAAAGTAAGTTTACAAAATTTCAAGATGTTTTTGGAAAAACTATTATTGAACTTGCACATCAAAATAAAAAAATTGTAGGTATTACACCTGCTATGCTTTCAGGTAGTTCTTTAAATGATATGTTAGCCGAATTTCCTGAACGTACTTTTGATGTTGGTATTGCCGAACAACATGCCGTTACTTTATCCGCAGGAATGGCTACTCAAAATATTATTCCGTTTTGTAATATTTATTCGACATTTTTACAACGTTCTTTTGACCAAATAATTCATGATGTTGCTTTGCAAAATTTACCTGTTATTTTTTGTTTAGATAGAGCTGGTTTAGTTGGTCAAGATGGTGCAACGCATCACGGAGTTTTCGATTTAGCCTATTTACGCTTAATTCCAAATATGATAATTTTTGCACCTCGCAACGAAATCGAACTTCGAAATATTATGTTTACGGCACAATTAGGTTTAAAAAATCCTATTGCAATTCGTTATCCAAGAGGTACAGGTCAATTAGAAAAATGGCAACTTCCTTTTGAAGAAATTCAGATAGGAAAAGGTGTTTGTTTAAAGCAAGGAAATAAAGTAGCAATATTATCGGTAGGAACAATAGCAAATAATGTTTTTGAAGCCATAAATCAGCTAAAAAGTAGCAACAGTGTAGCTCATTATGATATGCGATTTGTAAAACCTTTGGATAAAAAATTATTAGATACTATTTTTAATTCTTTTGATATTCTAATCACCATAGAAGACGGAACTGTAAATGGTGGATTTGGTGCTGCTATTTTAGAATATGCATCTGAAAAAAACTACAAAGGAAGTATTGATATTTTAGGTATTCCTGATAATTTTATCGACCACGGAACAGTGGAGGAATTGCAAATTTCATTAAATATTGATGCAAAAAGTATTCAAGAAAAAATTGAAAAATTATTAGAACTTGTTTAAACTTCATTTAAAGAAAAATCGAATCCGTCAATCTGAATTTATTTCAGATTCGCATTATGATTCTCCATAGTTCTCTTATAAATTCAGCATGATAGTAAGTTTATAAAAACTAAAAAAGCGAATCCAAATGGATTCGCTTTTTCATATAAATTTAGTTGATAACAACTATATTTTTTTAGTTATTTAATGCTTCTGCACCACCAACAATTTCTAAAATTTCATTAGTAATAGCTGCTTGACGTGCTTTGTTATATGTTAATAATAACTCATCACGTAGTTCTTTAGCATTATCAGTTGCCTTATGCATTGCAGTCATACGAGCTCCGTGTTCTGATGCAAATGAATCACGAATTGCTTTGTATAATTGTGTTTTTAAAGATTTAGGAATCAATTCTAAAACAATCTCTTCTTTAGAAGGTTCAAAAACATAATCTAATGTTACTGTTTCATCACTTTCTGTTGGTTCAATTGGTAAAAATTGCTCTAATTGAGGTATTTGGGTTGCAGCATTTTTAAATTGATTATAAATAAGCTCTATCTTTTGGTAAGAACCAGCTACATATAAATCCATTATTTTTTGTGCAACTTCAGCAACGTTATCATACGTTAAATCATCAAAAATATCATTTCTATTTTCAATAACATTGTGCTGTTTAGATAAAATATCATCTCCTTTTTTACCTATCGTTAACAAATCAACAGCAACATCACTGTATTTTTCATCAATAGCTTTTATTGTTCTTTTAACAATAGAAGAGTTAAAACCACCACACAAACCTCTGTTTGAAGTAATTACAACTAGTAATACATTTTTCACTTCTTTTTGTGTTGAATATACTCCACCAGCATCACTATCTAAAGTAGCACTTAAGCTTTGTAATAATTCAGTAAGCTTAGATGAATAAGGGCGCATTGCCGTAATTGCATCTTGTGCTTTCTTTAACTTTGCAGCCGATACCATTTTCATGGCAGAGGTAATCTGCATCGTTGATTTAATAGAAGTAATTCTGTTACGTATTTCTTTTAGATTCGCCATACGAATTGTGTTGAGTGTTAAAAATAAAGTATTGAGAATAAACTCAATACTTTATATTAATATCTTTTATTAAGCCTTAAATTTAGCTGAAATTTCTTTTGCAGCTGCTGTTAAAGTATCAGTTACTTCATCAGTTAATTTACCTGCTTTTAAAGTATTTAAAGTATCTCTATGCTTAGCATTTAAATACTGAATATAATCTTTTTCAAATTCTTTTACTTTGTTAACTGGTACATCTTTTAACAAGTTTTTAGAACCTGCATAAATAATAGAGACCTGATCTTCAACAGTATAAGGGTCGTTTTGTGCTTGTTTCAAAATTTCAACATTACGTTGTCCTTTAGAAATTACATTTAAAGTAGCTGAATCTAAATCAGAACCAAACTTAGCAAAAGCTTCTAATTCACGGAATTGTGCTTGGTCTAACTTTAAAGTACCAGATACTTTTTTCATAGATTTAATCTGAGCGTTACCACCAACACGAGATACAGAAATACCTACGTTAATTGCTGGACGAACACCAGAGTTAAATAAATCTCCATCTAAGAAAATTTGTCCATCAGTAATCGAAATTACGTTTGTTGGAATATATGCTGAAACGTCACCTGCTTGAGTTTCAATAATAGGTAATGCAGTTAAAGAACCTCCACCTTTTACAACTCCTCTTAAAGAGTCTGGTAAATCGTTCATTTCACTAGCAATCTTATCATCATTGATAACCTTTGCAGCACGTTCTAATAATCTTGAGTGTAAGTAAAATACATCCCCTGGATATGCCTCACGTCCTGGAGGTCTTCTTAATAATAAAGAAATCTCACGGTATGCAACTGCTTGTTTAGATAAATCATCATAAACAATTAAAGCTGGTCTACCAGTATCTCTAAAGTACTCTCCAATTGCAGCTCCTGCAAATGGTGCATATACTTGCATTGCTGCAGGGTCAGATGCATTTGCTGCTACAATTGTAGTATAAGCTAAAGCTCCTTTTTCTTCTAAAACATTGGCTATAGCAGCTACAGTAGATGCTTTTTGACCAATAGCAACATATATACAATATACTGGGTTACCAGCATCGTAAAATTCTTTTTGATTTAAAATAGTATCAATAGCAACTGTCGATTTACCAGTTTGACGGTCTCCAATGATTAACTCACGTTGACCACGT encodes:
- the atpG gene encoding ATP synthase F1 subunit gamma; its protein translation is MANLKEIRNRITSIKSTMQITSAMKMVSAAKLKKAQDAITAMRPYSSKLTELLQSLSATLDSDAGGVYSTQKEVKNVLLVVITSNRGLCGGFNSSIVKRTIKAIDEKYSDVAVDLLTIGKKGDDILSKQHNVIENRNDIFDDLTYDNVAEVAQKIMDLYVAGSYQKIELIYNQFKNAATQIPQLEQFLPIEPTESDETVTLDYVFEPSKEEIVLELIPKSLKTQLYKAIRDSFASEHGARMTAMHKATDNAKELRDELLLTYNKARQAAITNEILEIVGGAEALNN
- the rsmI gene encoding 16S rRNA (cytidine(1402)-2'-O)-methyltransferase, which produces MSKLYLVPTPIGNLEDITLRALRVLKEVDFILAEDTRTSGKLLKHFEIGTQMHSHHMHNEHKSVDGVLNRLKNGETCALISDAGTPAISDPGFLLTRACVQQNIDVECLPGATAFVPALVNSGLPNDKFVFEGFLPVKKGRQTRLTLLSEENRTMIFYESPHKLLKTLAHFGEYFGQDRQISVSRELTKLFEETKRGTVAEVLSYYTLKPAKGEIVIVVDGKK
- the dxs gene encoding 1-deoxy-D-xylulose-5-phosphate synthase — encoded protein: MPKKLLKNINFPSDIKKLSADKLPLLAKELREFIIDIIATKEGHLGASLGVIELTIALHYLFDTPTDQLVWDVGHQAYGHKILTGRKDVFHTNRQLGGISGFPKRSESNYDTFGVGHSSTSISAALGMAIASKIQGSEKHHIAIIGDASIASGMAFEALNHAGDTNANLLVILNDNAIGIDPSVGALKDYLTRIKSTRSDIEQHNIFEGLNFDYSGPIDGHNFETLLSELNRLKEVKGPKFLHIITTKGKGLRQAEQDQVKYHAPGKFDKISGDVLPKEKSKFTKFQDVFGKTIIELAHQNKKIVGITPAMLSGSSLNDMLAEFPERTFDVGIAEQHAVTLSAGMATQNIIPFCNIYSTFLQRSFDQIIHDVALQNLPVIFCLDRAGLVGQDGATHHGVFDLAYLRLIPNMIIFAPRNEIELRNIMFTAQLGLKNPIAIRYPRGTGQLEKWQLPFEEIQIGKGVCLKQGNKVAILSVGTIANNVFEAINQLKSSNSVAHYDMRFVKPLDKKLLDTIFNSFDILITIEDGTVNGGFGAAILEYASEKNYKGSIDILGIPDNFIDHGTVEELQISLNIDAKSIQEKIEKLLELV
- the atpA gene encoding F0F1 ATP synthase subunit alpha encodes the protein MAGIKPAEVSAILKEQLTNFESKASLNEVGTVLQVGDGIARVYGLSNVQYGELVEFDNGLEGIVLNLEEDNAGVVLLGASTSVREGSVVKRTERIASLRAGEGIVGRVVNTLGQPIDGKGPIEGTTYQMPLERRAPGVIYREPVTEPMQTGIKSIDAMIPVGRGQRELIIGDRQTGKSTVAIDTILNQKEFYDAGNPVYCIYVAIGQKASTVAAIANVLEEKGALAYTTIVAANASDPAAMQVYAPFAGAAIGEYFRDTGRPALIVYDDLSKQAVAYREISLLLRRPPGREAYPGDVFYLHSRLLERAAKVINDDKIASEMNDLPDSLRGVVKGGGSLTALPIIETQAGDVSAYIPTNVISITDGQIFLDGDLFNSGVRPAINVGISVSRVGGNAQIKSMKKVSGTLKLDQAQFRELEAFAKFGSDLDSATLNVISKGQRNVEILKQAQNDPYTVEDQVSIIYAGSKNLLKDVPVNKVKEFEKDYIQYLNAKHRDTLNTLKAGKLTDEVTDTLTAAAKEISAKFKA